Proteins co-encoded in one Acanthopagrus latus isolate v.2019 chromosome 10, fAcaLat1.1, whole genome shotgun sequence genomic window:
- the LOC119027680 gene encoding leishmanolysin-like peptidase 2 isoform X2 translates to MVLPPSQRLWVGMLAVMVALVVEFPGALPKCIFDEVQAQNGVVRAAPRGPPSLRAQAGQQTHHPGWRASPLQGLSERQRRSERKIPPPTPTSPQPIRIRSWVPKESNNLSEVEEKRVAAAVEEAVRMVSSLLSVDRGKGPLLLSRDINKYCKFIWRNSSTANYNRCGRANSNYRSETCLDVTIPDDHLAGCRIYPEADSPRRTELRPDGAGLPDTDFLLYLHLGATDKCRAEPNVLAYAVHCQTDAHGRPVAGVVVICRDRLTRAAYSHQTSVQAVIHELFHALGFSKHLFHTWRDCSSTNTAGAACSPRGTVTHSDGSGQMRIYTPSVISALQEHLASTDPELGAPLENLVPSSKLSSHWESRVLQGSIMAAVLGDPAAVRIDPVTLAALQDTGWYSVNLSRAQSLVWGEGEGAMFGSLSTCQDKSSSFFCTGRGFGCHYLHLHKGECQTDEYLEGCGVYKPLKNGSECWKGENAWRSAEEDRSGEIFGVDSRCFVSGLTRQNHSGIILSNSSAEGRCYRHRCAGPNRYQIQVSGSEWVDCPAGGTTQIKGYQGLVSCPDRRLCLHADITPPPDNVIPFPASITSDPYETLTSAQDETWSPLRPPAELAAATALCVTAALCLLAAVVVSYRKCWSRRVRVHSAPEEHSDL, encoded by the exons ATGGTTTTACCTCCATCCCAGAGACTCTGGGTGGGGATGCTGGCAGTAATGGTGGCTTTGGTTGTGGAGTTCCCCGGAGCTCTGCCGAAGTGCATCTTTGATGAGGTTCAGGCTCAGAACGGGGTGGTCCGAGCTGCACCCCGTGGCCCACCCAGTCTCAGAGCCCAGGCCGGGCAGCAAACTCATCATCCTGGATGGAGGGCATCGCCCCTGCAAGGCCtgtcagagaggcagaggagaagtGAGAGAAAGATACCCCCGCCCACTCCCACCTCGCCACAGCCAATCAGGATCCGGAGCTGGGTTCCGAAGGAGAGCAACAACCTATCAGAGGTTGAGGAGAAGAGAGTGGCGGCAGCGGTTGAGGAGGCTGTGAGGATGGTGTCTTCTTTACTGTCAG TGGACAGAGGGAAGGGTCCGTTGCTGCTCAGCAGAGACATCAACAAATACTGCAAGTTTATCTGGAGGAATTCAAGTACTGCCAACtacaacag GTGCGGTCGAGCCAACAGCAACTACAGATCTGAGACCTGTCTGGATGTGACA ATCCCAGATGATCACCTGGCCGGGTGTCGTATTTACCCAGAGGCTGATTCACCTCGCAGGACTGAGCTCCGTCCTGACGGCGCTGGACTCCCTGACACCGACTTCCTGCTGTACCTCCACCTAGGGGCCACTGACAAGTGTAGAGCCGAG CCTAACGTGTTGGCCTACGCCGTCCACTGCCAGACGGACGCCCATGGGCGACCTGTAGCTGGGGTGGTGGTGATCTGCCGGGACAGACTGACAAGAGCCGCATACAGCCACCAGACTTCTGTACAG GCTGTGATCCACGAGCTGTTTCACGCGCTTGGTTTCTCCAAGCATCTCTTCCACACCTGGAGAGACTGTTCGTCCACCAACACAG CTGGAGCTGCCTGTTCTCCTCGAGGCACAGTGACTCACTCCGATGGATCGGGCCAGATGAGGATTTACACCCCGTCCGTCATCTCAGCCCTGCAGGAGCACCTGGCGTCCACTGACCCAGAGCTGGGAGCGCCGCTGGAGAACCTGGTACCAAGCAGCAAACTGTCCTCCCACTGGGAGTCCAGGGTCCTGCAGGGCTCCATCATGGCGGCGGTGCTGGGGGACCCCGCCGCAGTTCGGATCGACCCGGTCACCCTGGCTGCACTACAGGACACAGGCTGGTACAGTGTCAACCTGAGCCGGGCGCAGAGTCTAGTCTGGGGAGAAG gtGAAGGAGCCATGTTTGGGTCTCTCTCAACCTGTCAGGACAAGTCTTCATCCTTCTTCTGCACTGGCAG GGGGTTCGGGTGTCATTATCTTCACCTCCACAAGGGGGAGTGCCAGACTGATGAATACCTGGAGGGATGTGGAGTGTACAAACCCCTCAAGAATGGA AGTGAATGTTGGAAAGGGGAAAATGCCTGGAGGTCAGCTGAAGAGGACAGGAGCGGGGAGATATTTGGCGTCGACAGCCGATGCTTCGTCTCCGGCCTCACCAGACAG AACCACAGTGGGATTATTTTGTCCAACAGCTCCGCGGAGGGACGCTGTTACAGACACAGGTGTGCTGGACCGAACAGGTACCAAATCCAGGTGTCTGGCTCGGAATGGGTGGACTGTCCGGCAGGGGGCACCACTCAG ATTAAAGGATATCAGGGTTTAGTTTCCTGCCCTGACAGGAGGTTGTGTCTCCACGCTGACATCACTCCTCCCCCAGACAACGTCATTCCGTTTCCTGCCTCTATCACAAG TGATCCCTACGAGACTCTAACCTCAGCCCAGGACGAGACGTGGTCGCCCCTCAGACCCCCTGCAGAGCTCGCTGCAGCCACAGCGCTCTGCGTCACCGCCGCTCTGTGTCTCCTGGCTGCAGTCGTGGTGTCTTATAGGAAATGCTGGTCCCGCAGGGTCAGGGTCCACTCTGCCCCAGAGGAGCACAGTGATCTGTAG
- the LOC119027680 gene encoding leishmanolysin-like peptidase 2 isoform X1, protein MVLPPSQRLWVGMLAVMVALVVEFPGALPKCIFDEVQAQNGVVRAAPRGPPSLRAQAGQQTHHPGWRASPLQGLSERQRRSERKIPPPTPTSPQPIRIRSWVPKESNNLSEVEEKRVAAAVEEAVRMVSSLLSVDRGKGPLLLSRDINKYCKFIWRNSSTANYNSSPSCRCGRANSNYRSETCLDVTIPDDHLAGCRIYPEADSPRRTELRPDGAGLPDTDFLLYLHLGATDKCRAEPNVLAYAVHCQTDAHGRPVAGVVVICRDRLTRAAYSHQTSVQAVIHELFHALGFSKHLFHTWRDCSSTNTAGAACSPRGTVTHSDGSGQMRIYTPSVISALQEHLASTDPELGAPLENLVPSSKLSSHWESRVLQGSIMAAVLGDPAAVRIDPVTLAALQDTGWYSVNLSRAQSLVWGEGEGAMFGSLSTCQDKSSSFFCTGRGFGCHYLHLHKGECQTDEYLEGCGVYKPLKNGSECWKGENAWRSAEEDRSGEIFGVDSRCFVSGLTRQNHSGIILSNSSAEGRCYRHRCAGPNRYQIQVSGSEWVDCPAGGTTQIKGYQGLVSCPDRRLCLHADITPPPDNVIPFPASITSDPYETLTSAQDETWSPLRPPAELAAATALCVTAALCLLAAVVVSYRKCWSRRVRVHSAPEEHSDL, encoded by the exons ATGGTTTTACCTCCATCCCAGAGACTCTGGGTGGGGATGCTGGCAGTAATGGTGGCTTTGGTTGTGGAGTTCCCCGGAGCTCTGCCGAAGTGCATCTTTGATGAGGTTCAGGCTCAGAACGGGGTGGTCCGAGCTGCACCCCGTGGCCCACCCAGTCTCAGAGCCCAGGCCGGGCAGCAAACTCATCATCCTGGATGGAGGGCATCGCCCCTGCAAGGCCtgtcagagaggcagaggagaagtGAGAGAAAGATACCCCCGCCCACTCCCACCTCGCCACAGCCAATCAGGATCCGGAGCTGGGTTCCGAAGGAGAGCAACAACCTATCAGAGGTTGAGGAGAAGAGAGTGGCGGCAGCGGTTGAGGAGGCTGTGAGGATGGTGTCTTCTTTACTGTCAG TGGACAGAGGGAAGGGTCCGTTGCTGCTCAGCAGAGACATCAACAAATACTGCAAGTTTATCTGGAGGAATTCAAGTACTGCCAACtacaacag TTCTCCTTCCTGCAGGTGCGGTCGAGCCAACAGCAACTACAGATCTGAGACCTGTCTGGATGTGACA ATCCCAGATGATCACCTGGCCGGGTGTCGTATTTACCCAGAGGCTGATTCACCTCGCAGGACTGAGCTCCGTCCTGACGGCGCTGGACTCCCTGACACCGACTTCCTGCTGTACCTCCACCTAGGGGCCACTGACAAGTGTAGAGCCGAG CCTAACGTGTTGGCCTACGCCGTCCACTGCCAGACGGACGCCCATGGGCGACCTGTAGCTGGGGTGGTGGTGATCTGCCGGGACAGACTGACAAGAGCCGCATACAGCCACCAGACTTCTGTACAG GCTGTGATCCACGAGCTGTTTCACGCGCTTGGTTTCTCCAAGCATCTCTTCCACACCTGGAGAGACTGTTCGTCCACCAACACAG CTGGAGCTGCCTGTTCTCCTCGAGGCACAGTGACTCACTCCGATGGATCGGGCCAGATGAGGATTTACACCCCGTCCGTCATCTCAGCCCTGCAGGAGCACCTGGCGTCCACTGACCCAGAGCTGGGAGCGCCGCTGGAGAACCTGGTACCAAGCAGCAAACTGTCCTCCCACTGGGAGTCCAGGGTCCTGCAGGGCTCCATCATGGCGGCGGTGCTGGGGGACCCCGCCGCAGTTCGGATCGACCCGGTCACCCTGGCTGCACTACAGGACACAGGCTGGTACAGTGTCAACCTGAGCCGGGCGCAGAGTCTAGTCTGGGGAGAAG gtGAAGGAGCCATGTTTGGGTCTCTCTCAACCTGTCAGGACAAGTCTTCATCCTTCTTCTGCACTGGCAG GGGGTTCGGGTGTCATTATCTTCACCTCCACAAGGGGGAGTGCCAGACTGATGAATACCTGGAGGGATGTGGAGTGTACAAACCCCTCAAGAATGGA AGTGAATGTTGGAAAGGGGAAAATGCCTGGAGGTCAGCTGAAGAGGACAGGAGCGGGGAGATATTTGGCGTCGACAGCCGATGCTTCGTCTCCGGCCTCACCAGACAG AACCACAGTGGGATTATTTTGTCCAACAGCTCCGCGGAGGGACGCTGTTACAGACACAGGTGTGCTGGACCGAACAGGTACCAAATCCAGGTGTCTGGCTCGGAATGGGTGGACTGTCCGGCAGGGGGCACCACTCAG ATTAAAGGATATCAGGGTTTAGTTTCCTGCCCTGACAGGAGGTTGTGTCTCCACGCTGACATCACTCCTCCCCCAGACAACGTCATTCCGTTTCCTGCCTCTATCACAAG TGATCCCTACGAGACTCTAACCTCAGCCCAGGACGAGACGTGGTCGCCCCTCAGACCCCCTGCAGAGCTCGCTGCAGCCACAGCGCTCTGCGTCACCGCCGCTCTGTGTCTCCTGGCTGCAGTCGTGGTGTCTTATAGGAAATGCTGGTCCCGCAGGGTCAGGGTCCACTCTGCCCCAGAGGAGCACAGTGATCTGTAG